One genomic window of Dermacentor andersoni chromosome 8, qqDerAnde1_hic_scaffold, whole genome shotgun sequence includes the following:
- the LOC140219784 gene encoding uncharacterized protein has product MAEIIAQSVSEDYSSHQALVAHDGEVEVPTVYEIRFADDPTESTLQRKWSPAVTEQFILLRHEKRRFFNGKRNTTKALYQQILDEIGLGGVVSADQARKKWNNLMAKYRVEKAEIEKKEREGDPVPEGLIWPYYKLMDTVMKDIDGTLSVLMPSPQPRVQFLQQRYSIPSIQSTADGETLVETEVYEPVEGGVARALQSMPTPLASHLNSAARRRIRRELTFEERLLKAVEAGNDTLEKVSRTVETQGNALLSVLQRLADEICKTT; this is encoded by the exons ATGGCGGAAATCATAGCCCAATCCGTATCTGAAGACTACTCAAGCCACCAGGCACTGGTCGCGCACGACGGCGAAGTCGAGGTGCCGACAGTCTACGAGATACGTTTCGCCGACGACCCGACCGAAAGCACACTACAGAGGAAAT GGTCGCCCGCGGTCACCGAACAGTTCATCCTACTTCGGCACGAGAAGCGACGCTTCTTCAATGGCAAACGAAACACCACCAAGGCATTGTACCA GCAAATCCTGGATGAAATCGGCCTCGGAGGCGTCGTGTCGGCCGACCAGGCGCGCAAGAAGTGGAACAACCTAATGGCCAAGTACCGGGTTGAAAAGGCGGAGATT gaaaaaaaagagcGCGAGGGAGACCCCGTGCCTGAGGGCCTCATCTGGCCGTACTACAAGCTCATGGACACAGTCATGAAGGACATTGACGGCACGCTGTCTGTGCTGATGCCCTCGCCACAGCCACGCGTCCAGTTCCTCCAGCAGCGATACTCCATCCCCAGCATCCAGAGCACGGCAGACGGCGAGACCCTCGTCGAGACAG AGGTCTACGAACCCGTGGAAGGTGGCGTGGCCCGAGCGCTGCAGTCGATGCCCACCCCACTTGCCTCGCACCTCAACTCGGCTGCGCGGAGGCGCATCCGCCGAGAGCTGACCTTCGAAGAGCGCCTCCTCAAGGCAGTTGAGGCAGGGAACGATACGCTGGAGAAAGTGAGCCGCACAGTTGAGACTCAG GGGAATGCCCTCCTGTCTGTTCTGCAGCGGCTGGCAGACGAAATTTGCAAGACGACGTAG